A single genomic interval of Campylobacter concisus harbors:
- the dcd gene encoding dCTP deaminase, giving the protein MGLKSDSWIRKMSVEKNMIVPFAEEQVGRGVVSYGVSSYGYDIRVGDEFKIFTNIGGTVVDPKNFDEKNVVDFKGDVCIVPPNSFALARTIEYFNMPDNVLAICLGKSTYARCGIIVNVTPFEPGFKGHITIEISNTTPLPAKIYANEGIAQVLFIEGDEPCEVTYADKNGKYQAQEGITLPRILK; this is encoded by the coding sequence ATGGGTTTAAAATCAGACTCTTGGATAAGGAAAATGTCGGTTGAAAAGAACATGATCGTGCCATTTGCCGAGGAGCAAGTGGGCCGTGGCGTCGTTAGTTACGGTGTTTCTAGCTATGGCTATGATATCCGCGTGGGCGATGAGTTTAAAATTTTCACAAACATCGGCGGAACCGTCGTTGATCCAAAGAATTTTGATGAGAAAAATGTGGTCGATTTTAAGGGCGATGTCTGCATCGTGCCGCCAAATTCTTTTGCTTTGGCACGCACGATCGAGTACTTCAACATGCCTGATAACGTGCTAGCGATCTGCCTTGGCAAGAGCACATACGCAAGGTGCGGCATCATCGTAAATGTGACGCCTTTTGAGCCGGGATTTAAGGGGCATATCACGATAGAGATCTCAAACACGACGCCACTTCCTGCGAAGATCTACGCAAATGAGGGCATCGCACAGGTACTATTTATCGAAGGTGATGAGCCTTGCGAGGTGACTTATGCTGATAAAAACGGCAAATACCAAGCCCAAGAAGGCATCACACTGCCTAGAATTTTGAAGTAA
- a CDS encoding DUF3737 family protein: MQERNAEIFTGERAMFGAKGINFINCIFKDGESPLKHSSNLKLNECVFAYKYPLWYASDITLNGGYLEPLARAGMWYSTNLSFKDVLINAPKSFRKSSQISLENVNFSDAAETLWGCVDVKIKNVFAKGDYFGANSENLEVDGLNLDGNYCFDSCKNLRITNSKLISKDAFWNCENVVAQNCLISGEYLAWNAKNVTLINCTIKSLQALCYVENLVVKDCIFMDTSLAFEYSSVDVSTSGAIKSIKNPKSGVIRAAKIDEIIIDESLVDTKGIKIIITEK, from the coding sequence ATGCAAGAGAGAAACGCTGAAATTTTCACAGGAGAACGAGCGATGTTTGGGGCAAAGGGGATAAATTTTATTAACTGCATCTTTAAAGATGGCGAGTCACCGCTAAAACACAGCTCAAATTTAAAGCTAAATGAGTGCGTTTTTGCCTACAAATATCCACTTTGGTACGCAAGCGACATCACGCTAAATGGCGGATACTTGGAGCCTCTAGCAAGGGCTGGCATGTGGTACAGTACAAATTTAAGCTTCAAAGACGTGCTCATAAATGCGCCAAAAAGTTTTAGAAAAAGCTCGCAAATTTCACTTGAAAATGTAAATTTCTCAGATGCCGCCGAGACACTTTGGGGGTGCGTGGACGTGAAGATAAAAAACGTCTTTGCAAAAGGGGATTACTTCGGGGCAAATAGTGAAAATTTAGAGGTTGATGGGCTAAATTTAGACGGCAACTACTGCTTTGATAGTTGCAAAAATCTTCGCATCACAAACTCAAAACTCATCTCAAAAGATGCCTTTTGGAACTGCGAAAACGTGGTCGCGCAAAACTGCCTCATCTCAGGCGAGTACCTAGCCTGGAACGCGAAAAATGTGACACTCATAAACTGCACGATAAAGAGCTTGCAAGCGCTTTGCTACGTGGAAAATTTGGTCGTGAAAGATTGCATTTTTATGGATACGAGTCTTGCGTTTGAATATTCAAGTGTCGATGTAAGCACAAGCGGAGCGATAAAAAGCATAAAAAATCCAAAAAGTGGCGTGATAAGAGCAGCAAAGATAGATGAGATCATCATCGATGAAAGTTTAGTTGATACTAAAGGTATTAAGATAATTATTACTGAAAAATAA
- the accB gene encoding acetyl-CoA carboxylase biotin carboxyl carrier protein, with protein sequence MKKEDIKELIEFFNDMEMNHIKIKSGDFEVELEKFSDYCAPAKPAAQAPAPAPVNVVVNSEVKPAANSPKDSIKSPMVGTFYAAPSPGAAPFVKVGQRVRKGDVVGIIEAMKIMNEIEAEFDCQITEMLVSDGQPVEFGLPLFGVEKN encoded by the coding sequence ATGAAAAAAGAAGATATAAAAGAGCTTATCGAATTTTTTAATGATATGGAGATGAATCATATCAAAATAAAAAGTGGTGATTTTGAGGTAGAGCTTGAAAAATTTTCAGATTATTGCGCGCCTGCTAAACCAGCAGCACAAGCACCAGCTCCAGCACCTGTAAATGTAGTCGTTAATTCAGAGGTAAAACCAGCTGCAAACTCGCCAAAAGATAGCATAAAATCTCCTATGGTAGGTACTTTCTATGCTGCTCCAAGCCCAGGTGCTGCTCCATTTGTAAAAGTAGGTCAAAGAGTAAGAAAAGGCGATGTAGTAGGTATCATCGAGGCTATGAAGATCATGAACGAGATCGAGGCTGAGTTTGACTGCCAGATCACTGAGATGCTAGTCTCTGACGGACAGCCAGTTGAGTTTGGATTGCCGTTATTTGGCGTGGAGAAAAATTAA
- a CDS encoding acetyl-CoA carboxylase biotin carboxylase subunit translates to MELKRILIANRGEIALRALRTIKEMGKEAVVVYSTADKDALYVKYADVAICIGKERSSDSYLNIPAIISAAEISEADAIFPGYGFLSENQNFVEICSHHKIKFIGPSVAAMALMSDKSKAKQVMQRAGVPVIPGSDGAVADTKAAKELAKKIGYPVILKAAAGGGGRGMRVVEKEADLEKAFWSAESEAMSAFGDGTMYMEKYILNPRHIEVQVIGDSHGNVLHIGERDCSMQRRHQKLIEESPAILLDEKTRERLHETAIKAAKAIGYEGAGTFEFLVDKNLDFYFIEMNTRLQVEHTVSEMVSGLDIIELMIKVAEGEALPSQESIELKGHAIECRITAEDPNTFTPCPGKITKYVCPGGRNVRMDSHIYQDYSIPPYYDSMIGKLVVWDTDRNRAIHKMKVALDQLIINGIKTTKDFHIAMMENKDFLNNNYDTNYLSRH, encoded by the coding sequence ATGGAATTAAAAAGAATTTTAATCGCAAACCGAGGCGAAATCGCTCTTCGTGCTTTGCGAACGATAAAGGAGATGGGTAAAGAAGCCGTTGTAGTTTATTCAACCGCTGATAAAGACGCACTTTATGTAAAATACGCCGACGTGGCCATTTGCATCGGTAAAGAGCGCTCAAGCGATAGCTATCTAAATATCCCAGCTATCATAAGTGCAGCTGAGATCAGCGAAGCAGACGCTATTTTTCCTGGATATGGCTTTTTAAGTGAAAATCAAAATTTTGTTGAAATTTGCTCACATCACAAGATCAAATTTATAGGACCAAGTGTCGCTGCGATGGCTTTGATGAGCGATAAAAGTAAGGCAAAGCAAGTCATGCAAAGAGCTGGCGTACCAGTCATTCCCGGCTCAGACGGCGCTGTGGCTGACACAAAAGCTGCAAAAGAGCTAGCTAAAAAGATCGGCTATCCAGTCATTTTAAAAGCTGCTGCAGGTGGTGGCGGACGTGGTATGCGCGTGGTTGAAAAAGAGGCTGATTTAGAAAAAGCATTTTGGTCTGCTGAGAGCGAGGCGATGAGTGCATTTGGCGATGGCACAATGTATATGGAAAAATATATCCTAAACCCACGCCACATCGAAGTTCAAGTAATTGGCGATAGCCATGGCAATGTACTTCACATCGGCGAGCGTGACTGCTCGATGCAGCGTCGCCACCAAAAGCTGATCGAAGAAAGTCCAGCTATTTTACTTGATGAAAAAACAAGAGAGAGACTTCACGAAACAGCCATAAAAGCGGCAAAAGCGATTGGTTACGAGGGAGCTGGTACGTTTGAGTTTTTAGTTGATAAAAATTTAGACTTTTATTTCATTGAGATGAATACAAGACTTCAAGTTGAGCACACAGTGAGCGAAATGGTAAGCGGACTTGATATCATCGAGCTTATGATAAAAGTGGCTGAAGGCGAGGCACTACCATCACAAGAGAGCATCGAGCTAAAAGGTCATGCGATCGAGTGTAGGATAACAGCTGAAGATCCAAATACATTTACGCCGTGTCCTGGTAAGATCACAAAATATGTCTGCCCAGGTGGCCGCAATGTAAGAATGGATAGCCATATCTATCAAGATTATTCTATACCGCCGTATTACGATAGTATGATTGGCAAACTGGTAGTTTGGGATACTGATAGAAATAGAGCGATCCATAAGATGAAAGTAGCTCTTGATCAACTCATAATAAATGGCATCAAAACAACAAAAGATTTTCACATCGCTATGATGGAAAACAAAGACTTTTTAAACAATAACTACGATACAAATTATCTTTCAAGACACTAA
- a CDS encoding MATE family efflux transporter, whose translation MVNKIKDQNTKFFSNADLAKLFFPIAVEQFLEYSLGLANSLMAASVSESAVSAISLVEFVMALFISIFTAIATGGSVVASQYLGNKQSGNAKITANQLVWFSFIFALFIAAVIIVLKDIILDYVFGDIGEQVRHDASHYLVFSAISAPFLAVYAAAAAIFRTMSNAKLPMYIMAAANLLNVLLTAISIYTFHTDILGIAISTLIAKVLACFVIVYLLLDIKLKLHIRKSFIYKFDYEIIKKILNIGVPYGFENSMFYVGRIIVLSLVSLFGTASIAANAVGGTIVMFQVLPGMAIGTGLSVVISRCVGANDFAQAKFYVRKSMISIYIVQLFSTAVILLLLEPLLRVYNLSSEAINLTRQIVWYHGIAMCLIWPLAYTYPTVFRAAGDAKYPMIVNLVCMFACRVILAYVFALTFDLGMIGTWFAMFADWAVKAVLFTIRYLKGTWMKFKAI comes from the coding sequence ATGGTAAACAAAATCAAAGATCAAAATACAAAATTTTTCTCAAATGCTGATCTTGCGAAGCTATTTTTCCCTATTGCGGTTGAGCAGTTTTTAGAGTATAGCCTAGGGCTTGCAAACTCGCTAATGGCAGCAAGTGTTAGTGAAAGCGCTGTAAGTGCGATTAGTCTTGTAGAATTTGTCATGGCGCTATTTATTAGCATATTTACTGCTATCGCTACTGGCGGCTCAGTGGTTGCTAGCCAGTATCTTGGTAATAAACAAAGTGGCAACGCCAAAATCACAGCAAATCAGCTCGTTTGGTTTAGTTTTATCTTTGCCCTTTTTATCGCAGCGGTCATCATAGTTTTAAAAGATATTATCCTAGATTATGTCTTTGGCGATATTGGCGAGCAAGTAAGGCATGATGCTAGCCACTATCTTGTTTTCTCGGCCATTTCTGCGCCATTTTTGGCTGTCTATGCAGCAGCTGCGGCGATCTTTCGCACAATGTCAAACGCAAAGCTTCCTATGTATATTATGGCGGCTGCAAATTTATTAAATGTACTTCTAACTGCCATTAGTATTTATACATTTCATACTGATATTTTAGGTATCGCCATCAGTACGCTTATAGCTAAGGTGCTTGCTTGCTTTGTCATAGTCTATCTACTCCTTGATATAAAGCTAAAACTTCACATAAGAAAGAGCTTTATCTATAAATTTGACTACGAGATCATCAAGAAAATTTTAAATATCGGAGTGCCTTATGGTTTTGAAAATTCGATGTTTTACGTAGGGCGCATCATCGTTTTGAGCCTTGTTTCACTCTTTGGTACAGCAAGTATCGCTGCAAATGCCGTGGGAGGGACGATCGTGATGTTTCAAGTTCTTCCTGGTATGGCGATAGGTACAGGGCTTAGTGTGGTTATCTCAAGGTGCGTTGGCGCAAACGACTTTGCTCAGGCTAAATTTTACGTAAGAAAATCGATGATAAGCATCTATATTGTCCAGCTTTTTAGCACAGCTGTGATTTTACTACTTCTTGAGCCACTACTTAGGGTTTATAATCTCTCAAGCGAAGCCATAAATTTAACAAGACAGATCGTTTGGTATCACGGTATCGCGATGTGCCTTATCTGGCCGCTTGCCTACACATATCCGACCGTTTTTCGAGCAGCTGGGGATGCTAAATATCCTATGATTGTAAATTTAGTTTGTATGTTTGCTTGTAGAGTCATCTTGGCCTATGTCTTTGCACTCACATTTGATCTTGGCATGATAGGTACTTGGTTTGCAATGTTTGCTGACTGGGCTGTAAAGGCGGTGCTTTTTACGATTAGATACCTAAAAGGCACATGGATGAAATTTAAAGCTATTTAA